A region from the Arcanobacterium buesumense genome encodes:
- a CDS encoding DUF4244 domain-containing protein encodes MKALVRIMGSKPQRKVEAGMVSAEYAVGTVATTSIAGVLIWLAQQDWFKELFAALFKVLFQSFLG; translated from the coding sequence GTGAAAGCTTTGGTAAGAATTATGGGAAGCAAGCCGCAACGAAAAGTTGAAGCGGGCATGGTGTCGGCAGAATATGCCGTTGGGACAGTAGCAACGACGAGTATTGCGGGTGTGCTGATCTGGTTGGCACAACAAGATTGGTTCAAGGAGCTTTTCGCGGCATTGTTCAAAGTGTTGTTTCAATCTTTTCTGGGGTAG
- a CDS encoding YihY/virulence factor BrkB family protein, whose amino-acid sequence MTTPNDPYNTANPRPFDDDDILEPIVENTERPLPEPTLEHVLGDTVETDDAPDFGEPAPFPPATTPAWDTPSATASIEHENADFDLTTAPQAMPESNPPSPTEPVSDSHPNPTLGTLLGESAPTPLTPAVPAKESHNEVVSPNRTSVMDVAAEEAVFAEPREEWSTDPGELSAIPEAPKGRGWLHVGGFFLTFFLLPIAWYLISDAGARFYLVDNNPWQAKSFAFFPFLELLSGLFVIAMIWLTARATSLGAQFWGAIVTLCGLVALIVPTYAQQGIAWLDAHIGSYNAFTGNVIHHIELDFGTGRVAIYGFLLFMTGIAAHAARRRGQVYATAITRREFLLPNDSAESEK is encoded by the coding sequence GTGACTACACCAAACGATCCATACAACACGGCCAATCCGCGGCCGTTTGATGACGACGACATTCTCGAACCAATCGTTGAGAATACCGAACGCCCGCTGCCCGAGCCTACGCTCGAGCACGTCCTTGGTGACACGGTAGAAACCGACGACGCCCCAGATTTTGGTGAGCCGGCACCGTTCCCGCCGGCAACTACTCCAGCATGGGACACTCCATCTGCTACCGCTAGCATAGAACATGAGAATGCGGATTTTGACTTGACGACGGCTCCGCAAGCCATGCCAGAAAGCAATCCGCCATCACCTACTGAGCCAGTTTCAGACTCACATCCAAATCCAACTCTTGGCACTTTACTCGGTGAATCAGCACCAACTCCACTCACCCCTGCCGTACCAGCAAAAGAAAGCCACAACGAGGTGGTCTCCCCGAATCGCACCTCAGTTATGGATGTTGCCGCAGAGGAAGCTGTCTTTGCTGAACCTCGCGAGGAATGGAGCACTGACCCAGGTGAATTAAGTGCGATTCCAGAAGCTCCCAAGGGACGTGGCTGGCTCCACGTTGGCGGATTTTTCCTTACCTTCTTCTTGCTCCCTATTGCTTGGTATCTTATTTCCGACGCCGGGGCACGCTTCTACCTTGTCGATAACAATCCATGGCAAGCTAAGTCTTTCGCATTCTTCCCATTCCTTGAGCTCCTGAGCGGACTATTCGTTATTGCGATGATCTGGCTAACGGCTCGCGCAACGTCACTCGGTGCGCAATTCTGGGGCGCTATCGTCACACTCTGCGGCCTTGTCGCCTTGATCGTGCCAACCTACGCCCAACAAGGAATTGCTTGGCTTGACGCCCATATCGGTTCTTATAACGCCTTTACTGGCAACGTTATTCACCACATCGAACTCGATTTCGGCACGGGCCGAGTGGCTATCTACGGTTTCTTACTTTTCATGACCGGAATTGCAGCGCACGCAGCACGACGTCGTGGTCAGGTGTATGCCACCGCGATCACCCGCCGGGAATTCCTCTTGCCAAACGATTCTGCTGAATCGGAAAAGTAA
- a CDS encoding DEAD/DEAH box helicase, whose product MRSLPESLTDSITGHIFIPPTQASYAPWDASISTNVRQALERRYISQLWSHQAQAFTELTRGSHIVVATGTGSGKSLTAWIPVLNALDSFSHTAPLASRNRRPTTLYLAPTKALAADQFTNLESLVHDVNPQLIAAIADGDTDTPGQRYARDYADIILSNPDFLHFSMLAKHEHWARLWRGLKFIIIDEFHHYRGNFGAHVALILRRTLRIAHHYGAHPQVIFLSATVSNPAQAAQRFLGEAFGPVQAINEDGSPHGALDLYTISGGDSANKQAADITSTLVAENKRLLTFVRSRPGTERVAELTRENLVDTAPHLATRIAAYRGGYLPEERRELEHDLRSGKIRALATTSALELGIDIAGLDAVVVIGWPGTPASFQQQIGRTGRAGATGLAFFIARNNPLDQYLINHLDMLISPGNQSPTFDPTNPWILPDHLAAAAHEFPLTTADLPIFSLPNTNLFTEMVAADLLRKRPTGWFWNTATRIHPHNVLELREGGQSVPIVHCADGAVLGTVDRSRADTTVFPGAIYLHQGKAFEIETYDDDIALAHPAPNADIRTFARTQTTVDILSTQHKVDLPDGQWCYGTVNVRTQMIGYDVRRISDGVHLGRTNLDMPVRDFITAGTWLTLTDSTIRKSGIDTTELPGALHAGEHAMIALLPLLATCDRWDLGGLSTAVHPDTGQPTIIIHDAISGGSGAAYRGFYAGPQWIAATLETLLTCTCESGCPACIQSPKCGNNNNPLSKTGATLLMATIADQFYNADQLWPLPAYQNLPIPFSDDQLQ is encoded by the coding sequence GCCAAGCTCTCGAACGGCGGTACATCAGTCAACTTTGGTCCCATCAGGCACAGGCTTTTACTGAATTAACACGCGGATCACACATCGTCGTGGCAACCGGAACAGGTTCAGGCAAATCCTTAACAGCATGGATCCCCGTGTTAAATGCGTTAGATTCTTTTTCTCACACAGCCCCACTAGCTTCCCGCAATCGCCGTCCGACAACGCTCTATCTTGCTCCCACAAAAGCCTTAGCCGCCGATCAGTTCACTAACCTGGAGTCATTAGTTCACGATGTTAACCCACAGCTCATTGCCGCAATTGCTGATGGTGACACCGATACCCCTGGCCAGCGCTACGCCCGCGATTACGCTGACATTATTCTCTCCAATCCAGATTTTCTTCATTTTTCCATGCTCGCAAAGCATGAACATTGGGCTCGATTATGGCGCGGTCTAAAATTCATCATCATTGATGAGTTCCATCATTACCGAGGGAATTTCGGGGCACACGTTGCGCTGATTTTGCGGCGCACTTTGCGGATAGCTCACCACTATGGCGCTCACCCACAAGTTATTTTCCTCTCTGCTACCGTGAGCAATCCAGCTCAAGCAGCTCAACGTTTCCTCGGAGAAGCATTCGGTCCCGTGCAAGCCATAAACGAAGACGGGTCACCACACGGAGCACTAGATCTTTACACCATCTCGGGTGGAGATTCGGCAAATAAACAGGCCGCTGATATTACCTCCACCCTTGTTGCTGAAAACAAACGCCTGCTGACTTTTGTTCGTTCCCGTCCAGGAACTGAGCGGGTAGCTGAGCTAACAAGAGAAAATCTCGTTGATACCGCACCTCATCTAGCTACCCGAATCGCGGCTTATCGTGGCGGGTATCTACCTGAAGAACGCCGAGAGCTAGAACACGATCTTCGCAGTGGAAAAATACGAGCGCTAGCTACTACTTCGGCATTAGAGCTTGGCATCGATATTGCGGGCCTAGATGCCGTGGTTGTCATCGGATGGCCGGGGACTCCAGCTTCTTTCCAGCAACAAATTGGACGAACCGGCAGAGCTGGCGCTACTGGATTAGCGTTTTTTATTGCCCGCAACAATCCCCTCGATCAGTACTTAATTAACCACCTTGACATGCTTATCAGTCCAGGAAACCAATCACCTACCTTTGACCCTACTAACCCATGGATTTTGCCTGATCATTTGGCGGCAGCAGCGCATGAATTCCCGTTAACAACAGCTGATCTTCCTATTTTTTCTCTCCCTAATACCAATTTATTTACCGAGATGGTCGCAGCTGATTTACTACGGAAACGGCCCACCGGTTGGTTTTGGAACACAGCAACGCGAATCCACCCCCATAATGTTCTTGAACTACGGGAAGGCGGACAGAGTGTGCCGATTGTCCATTGTGCAGACGGTGCGGTGCTTGGAACAGTTGACCGTTCCCGAGCAGACACCACAGTTTTTCCTGGCGCTATCTACCTCCACCAGGGAAAAGCTTTCGAAATTGAAACGTATGATGATGACATCGCACTCGCGCACCCGGCTCCCAATGCCGATATCCGCACTTTTGCCCGCACCCAAACTACTGTTGACATCCTGAGTACCCAACACAAGGTGGATTTACCAGACGGCCAATGGTGCTATGGGACGGTCAATGTACGCACCCAGATGATCGGCTATGACGTTCGGCGCATTAGCGATGGAGTTCACCTTGGAAGGACCAATCTTGATATGCCAGTCCGTGACTTTATCACTGCCGGAACCTGGCTAACACTAACAGATTCAACTATTCGAAAATCTGGAATAGATACCACCGAACTACCAGGGGCATTACACGCTGGCGAACATGCCATGATTGCACTATTACCACTTTTAGCTACCTGTGATCGCTGGGATCTAGGCGGGCTTTCCACAGCAGTGCACCCAGATACCGGCCAACCAACAATCATTATCCATGATGCGATAAGTGGTGGTTCCGGCGCAGCTTATCGTGGCTTTTATGCTGGACCACAATGGATTGCAGCAACCTTAGAGACCCTCTTGACATGTACTTGCGAATCGGGATGCCCTGCATGTATCCAGTCACCCAAATGCGGCAATAACAATAATCCGCTATCCAAAACTGGAGCCACGCTTCTTATGGCAACAATTGCCGATCAATTTTATAACGCGGACCAGCTCTGGCCGTTGCCTGCATATCAAAATCTACCCATCCCATTCTCCGATGATCAATTGCAATAA
- a CDS encoding TadA family conjugal transfer-associated ATPase has product MECPSRAGGVMVRLKAEHIAAIRRRLASGQSPAQALGVQAGLLTSDDLAQADAQVRHEVIGAGATIGPLLEDSKVTDVVVNGPGQVWVDRGLGMVPVAIADGDNELSTALGVRALAVRLAALCGQRLDDSSPIVDGTFPSGVRLHAVVPPLSASGTLISLRTHRAQVMSLEELVRVGSVPKVLLELMDALVQRKANVIISGATGAGKTTFLNAMLSRISLRERILIIEESAELAPEHPHVVHMQVRRANVQGVGEVTMSDLVRAAMRMRPDRIVLGECRGAEVRDVLGALNTGHEGGWATIHANSARDVPARLVALGALANMTESTVAAQASSALDAVIHVERHGTKRGVAEIATLHRVGGELVSELAVQVRGNEVHAGPSIESLCRRLALPCLS; this is encoded by the coding sequence ATGGAATGTCCTTCGCGAGCAGGTGGCGTGATGGTGCGTTTAAAAGCAGAGCATATTGCAGCTATTCGTCGGCGGTTAGCTTCCGGACAATCACCCGCTCAGGCTTTAGGGGTGCAGGCTGGGTTGCTAACCAGTGATGATCTTGCCCAGGCTGACGCACAGGTGCGTCATGAAGTTATTGGTGCTGGCGCAACGATCGGGCCATTGTTGGAAGACAGTAAGGTCACCGATGTGGTGGTCAACGGCCCGGGGCAGGTGTGGGTTGATCGCGGATTAGGTATGGTTCCAGTAGCTATTGCTGATGGTGATAATGAGTTATCTACTGCTTTAGGAGTGCGTGCGCTCGCGGTGCGATTAGCGGCGTTGTGTGGTCAGCGCCTTGATGATTCTAGTCCGATTGTTGATGGCACGTTCCCCTCTGGTGTTCGGCTACATGCGGTTGTTCCGCCATTGTCAGCTTCTGGAACGTTGATCTCGCTAAGAACGCACCGCGCGCAAGTGATGTCATTGGAAGAGCTGGTACGTGTCGGATCGGTACCAAAGGTTCTCCTAGAGCTAATGGATGCGTTGGTGCAACGCAAAGCGAATGTGATTATTTCTGGGGCAACAGGTGCCGGAAAAACAACTTTTTTAAACGCTATGCTGAGCCGAATTTCGTTGCGGGAACGCATTTTAATTATCGAGGAATCAGCCGAGTTAGCCCCCGAACATCCGCATGTGGTCCATATGCAAGTACGGCGAGCTAATGTCCAGGGTGTTGGGGAGGTAACGATGAGTGACTTGGTGCGCGCTGCGATGCGGATGCGGCCAGACAGAATTGTGTTAGGAGAGTGCCGTGGTGCAGAAGTGCGTGATGTTTTGGGGGCATTGAACACAGGGCATGAAGGTGGTTGGGCAACTATTCATGCGAATTCTGCTCGTGATGTTCCGGCGCGGTTAGTAGCTTTGGGTGCATTAGCAAATATGACTGAAAGTACGGTGGCTGCGCAAGCGTCGAGTGCTTTGGATGCCGTCATACATGTGGAGCGCCATGGAACAAAGCGCGGCGTGGCAGAAATTGCCACGTTACACCGAGTGGGTGGGGAACTGGTATCAGAACTTGCGGTGCAGGTTCGTGGGAATGAAGTTCATGCCGGGCCAAGTATAGAAAGCTTGTGCCGTAGGTTGGCGTTGCCGTGTTTATCATAA
- a CDS encoding alpha/beta fold hydrolase, whose protein sequence is MPADTSCITLPGPWEHRLIHANGAQFHIVSAGQYSDTKPLVVLVHGFPQYWWAWRHQIEPIAQAGYQVVAIDQRGIGGSDKTPKSEDGLTLSQDLIKIVNTLGARKAVLVGHGRGGALAWSAVSMAPSLFSGLITFSSPHPRTLQRIGLHLRLHTWRYAALTASRLLFKRALLDEKRIEKMLTDWSAPGNTGASSQAHLYCQALSLPRAADVAIDQLRWTYLAQQRPSGRAYLRESAHGIQVPVLSVGGTLDPLLPARAWDNDREFALGDYRHVSVTQAGHFVPEEAPEQTTHLILEFLAQLRVD, encoded by the coding sequence ATGCCTGCTGATACTTCTTGCATCACCTTGCCCGGCCCTTGGGAACACCGGCTCATTCATGCGAACGGCGCCCAGTTCCACATTGTCAGTGCTGGGCAATATTCCGACACGAAACCTCTCGTAGTTCTCGTTCACGGTTTTCCGCAATATTGGTGGGCATGGCGTCACCAGATTGAACCCATTGCTCAAGCTGGTTACCAAGTTGTCGCCATTGACCAACGAGGCATTGGCGGCTCAGATAAAACACCCAAATCTGAAGACGGTCTGACGTTATCTCAAGATCTCATAAAAATTGTCAACACGTTAGGCGCGCGCAAAGCAGTGCTCGTCGGACACGGTCGCGGTGGCGCATTAGCATGGTCAGCAGTTTCTATGGCACCCAGTTTATTTTCTGGTCTCATCACATTTTCTTCCCCGCACCCGCGTACTTTACAACGTATCGGGTTGCATCTGAGACTGCACACATGGAGATACGCCGCACTTACGGCATCGCGATTATTATTCAAACGCGCATTATTAGACGAAAAACGGATAGAAAAAATGCTCACGGACTGGTCCGCTCCAGGTAATACTGGCGCTAGTTCGCAAGCTCATCTCTATTGCCAAGCACTCTCATTACCTCGTGCAGCAGACGTTGCCATTGACCAATTACGCTGGACTTATTTAGCTCAGCAACGCCCTTCTGGACGCGCATATCTGCGCGAATCTGCTCATGGCATTCAGGTTCCGGTGTTAAGTGTTGGCGGCACATTAGATCCACTTTTACCCGCTCGCGCATGGGATAACGATCGAGAGTTTGCACTGGGAGATTATCGTCATGTCAGTGTTACTCAAGCTGGTCATTTTGTTCCAGAAGAGGCACCCGAGCAGACAACTCATCTTATTCTTGAGTTTTTAGCTCAGCTTCGCGTGGATTAA
- a CDS encoding type II secretion system F family protein, translated as MKKPQPLDVGMMMSEVATRLRSGASIEQAWQRTLGQFDQFAEQRIGTHGQIMTDDGVPYPLRNIADLSWWQRRKYRLSKAATAALPAAFVVCRMSQVTGAPVADVFDSCARGITEAGEAAAARDIALAGPQTSAFMLAFLPIVGLVFGTLLGARPVEFFISSIIGFGVLCTGLITEGLGVWWVWRLIVKARSESEEL; from the coding sequence GTGAAAAAACCACAACCGTTAGATGTCGGAATGATGATGAGTGAAGTTGCAACACGACTGCGTTCAGGTGCATCGATCGAGCAAGCTTGGCAACGAACATTAGGACAATTCGATCAGTTTGCCGAGCAGCGGATCGGTACGCATGGGCAGATAATGACTGATGATGGTGTTCCGTACCCCTTGCGCAATATTGCAGATTTGAGTTGGTGGCAACGGCGTAAATATCGATTGTCGAAAGCAGCTACGGCGGCATTGCCAGCAGCTTTTGTGGTGTGCCGGATGTCGCAAGTAACGGGAGCGCCGGTAGCTGACGTTTTTGATTCGTGTGCCAGAGGGATTACCGAAGCCGGTGAAGCGGCCGCTGCGCGTGATATCGCTTTAGCGGGACCGCAAACATCAGCTTTCATGCTGGCTTTTTTGCCAATAGTTGGACTTGTTTTTGGCACTTTATTGGGTGCTCGTCCAGTTGAATTCTTTATCTCGTCGATTATTGGCTTTGGTGTTCTGTGTACCGGGCTTATTACCGAAGGCTTGGGTGTGTGGTGGGTGTGGCGATTAATTGTCAAGGCCCGCTCAGAAAGCGAGGAGTTATAA
- a CDS encoding type II secretion system F family protein, with amino-acid sequence MLIVVGVILGAMMAIPARRNMSLTKKGHGSVDTAVVLDIAAAALLSGNSVPDMLRSLSKALADIRVGMASSSGEKLCEVANMLVMGASWDEAWDGVEGFDIFARILQPAWVDGVAPVPLLERGAQTLRLTQARRAKEAAERLGAALVLPLGLCFLPAFVILGVVPVVAGAASSLW; translated from the coding sequence ATGCTGATCGTGGTCGGGGTTATTTTAGGTGCGATGATGGCTATTCCAGCACGGCGGAATATGTCATTAACGAAAAAAGGTCACGGAAGTGTAGATACGGCGGTCGTTTTAGATATTGCGGCCGCTGCTTTATTGTCGGGAAACTCAGTGCCGGACATGTTACGGAGTTTAAGTAAGGCATTAGCAGATATTCGCGTAGGTATGGCATCGAGTTCTGGCGAAAAATTATGTGAAGTGGCAAATATGTTGGTGATGGGTGCCAGTTGGGATGAGGCGTGGGATGGGGTAGAAGGCTTTGATATTTTTGCCCGAATATTGCAACCAGCTTGGGTGGATGGGGTTGCTCCCGTTCCGTTATTAGAACGCGGCGCGCAGACGTTGCGCCTGACGCAAGCGCGGCGAGCTAAGGAAGCAGCCGAACGATTAGGGGCTGCGCTTGTATTGCCACTAGGTTTATGTTTTCTTCCAGCTTTTGTCATCCTTGGTGTGGTGCCGGTGGTTGCTGGTGCAGCGTCGTCGTTGTGGTAA
- the nth gene encoding endonuclease III, with product MVEKKKSVKHRLPPRPRSWKGRREAVGLIVDRLAELYPYSHCALVHNNAFELLVATVLSAQTTDARVNSVTPTLFHNFPDPQSMAAAPLPVLEDILHPLGFYRAKARSLNGLAHGLMERFAGVVPGNLEDLITLPGVGRKTANVVLGNAFDIPGITVDTHVGRLSRRWGWTRETDPVKAEMELAKILPQPQWTIICHRVIDHGRQVCHSRKPACLTCPISDICPSFDIEK from the coding sequence ATGGTTGAAAAGAAAAAATCAGTTAAGCATCGCCTGCCGCCACGGCCCAGATCGTGGAAAGGACGGCGGGAAGCAGTCGGACTGATAGTTGATCGGCTTGCCGAACTATACCCGTATTCCCACTGCGCATTGGTTCACAACAATGCTTTCGAACTCCTTGTTGCTACTGTTTTATCGGCACAAACGACAGATGCCCGAGTCAATTCTGTTACGCCAACACTCTTTCACAATTTTCCAGACCCACAATCAATGGCGGCGGCTCCGCTACCAGTACTAGAAGATATCTTGCATCCATTAGGGTTTTATCGAGCTAAAGCACGCTCACTTAATGGCCTAGCGCATGGGCTCATGGAACGCTTTGCTGGAGTTGTGCCGGGTAACCTCGAGGATCTCATTACGTTACCGGGAGTAGGGCGAAAAACGGCAAACGTTGTGCTTGGCAATGCGTTTGATATTCCGGGGATTACCGTAGATACCCATGTTGGGCGTCTTTCTCGGCGCTGGGGTTGGACACGGGAAACTGATCCTGTCAAAGCCGAAATGGAACTCGCCAAAATTTTGCCACAGCCACAATGGACGATTATTTGCCACCGGGTGATCGATCATGGCCGCCAAGTGTGCCATTCGCGTAAGCCGGCATGCCTAACCTGTCCAATATCTGATATTTGCCCAAGTTTTGATATTGAAAAATAA
- a CDS encoding Rv3654c family TadE-like protein, translated as MPRKEAGSSTVLVVGFMAFILMLAGMLAVVGWASQQHQRLQDVADMAALSAADAYRSQPNVDRACQVARQVATGVELECRMEGSQAAIIAIDHRRMGWVDFDMQATARAGPRYKIDRQLLP; from the coding sequence ATGCCTCGGAAAGAAGCTGGCTCAAGCACGGTATTAGTGGTTGGTTTTATGGCATTCATTTTGATGCTCGCAGGCATGTTAGCTGTTGTTGGTTGGGCTAGCCAACAACACCAGCGACTCCAAGATGTGGCCGATATGGCTGCTTTATCTGCGGCTGATGCCTACCGAAGTCAGCCAAATGTAGATCGGGCATGCCAGGTAGCTCGTCAGGTGGCAACTGGGGTGGAACTTGAATGCCGGATGGAGGGGTCACAGGCAGCCATTATTGCAATTGATCATCGGAGAATGGGATGGGTAGATTTTGATATGCAGGCAACGGCCAGAGCTGGTCCGCGTTATAAAATTGATCGGCAATTGTTGCCATAA